DNA from Acidobacteriota bacterium:
CCCGAAATTGATCAACCTGATCGTTTTCTCAAAGACCTCAACCACCAGAAACCGGTGCACTGGTTTAATGAGTTTCCCGAAGTGTTTGCCTGTGGCGGGTTTGAGGTAATTCTGGGGAATCCGCCCTACGTCAAACTCAACAAGCACACGATTGACTATCAGCTATCTGGATTTACAACCCTCCCGTGCCAGGATTTGTATGCCTGTGTTCTCGAACGAGCCTATGGGCTTTTGAAAACTGGTGGTCGGTTGGGGGTGATTGTCCCGATTTCAATGTTTGGTACGGATGGGTTTTCAACGCTCCAGGCCGAGACGTTACGGCAATTTCACCTTTTGTGGGTTGCCTGGTTTGCCAATCGTCCGGCACAACTTTTTGATGGAGCACAAAAACGCCTGACAATTGTCCTTGGACGAAAAGGCGCGCAAACCGGGACGACCATTCATACCACGGCTTACATTCGCTGGTGGAAAGAAGAGCGGGAACATTTGTTTGAAACCCGGATTGGGTACGCCAGGCCAGCCAGTCCTTTTCAGGTTTTTGCGCAGGCACTTGAAAAACTCGGCAGTGATTTAGAAGTGAATCTGTTTCACAAGCTGGTATCGGCTTCATCTGGCAGGATGCGGGAAAGCCTGTCTCCGAATGGGGTTGAGCGGTGCTACTACACGCGGAAATTCGGTTATTTTCTTGCGTTTACCGACTTCATTCCACATATGATGGATCTGAAAACCAGGCAGAACCGGCGACCATCTGAATTAAAAGAGCTTCGTTTTCAATCAAAGGACACCTGTCTGGCAGCGATTGCGGTTTTGAGTTCATCAACCTTTTTCTGGTTTTGGAATGTCCTTTCAGATTGCCGAAATTTGAACCGGCGTGACATCCTGGCCTTTCCCTTGAATGTTGCCAGTCTGCCATCTGACCTGAAAGAACCATTGAGCGAGCTGGGACGATGCTATCTGGATGCGCTCAAGGCAACTTCAACCACTATGCTCAAAAGTGGGCTTTCTGTCGAAACCTTTGAGTACAAAGCCTGTAAGCCAATTCTGGATGAAATTGATCGGCTTTTAGCCAACCAATTTGGTTTCACGGCTGAAGAACTCGATTTCATTCTCAACTATGATTTCAAGTACCGGATGACAAGGTGACAAGGGGACAGGGTGACAAAGGGACAAGGGGACAGGGTGACAAGAGGACAGGGAGACAAGGGAAAGTACTATGCAGGCAGTCATTTTGATTGGCATTCAGGCCACGGGAAAATCAACGTTTTATCGCGAAAAGTTTTTCAATACCCATATCCGCATCAATCTGGATATGCTCAAAACCCGTCATCGTGAAACCATTCTGTTGCATGCCTGCCTTGAAGCAAAGCAACCCTTTGTGATTGACAACACCAATCCAACTCGTGCAGAACGAGCCAGATACATTACCTCGGCAAAGGAATTCGGCTTTTCAGTCGTTGGATATTTTTTCGAATCGAGGCTTCGGGATGCACTGGCTCGCAACCTTACTCGAACTGGAACTGCCCACATTCCAGAAAAGGGCATTGGCGGCACCGCCAGACGATTAGAACTTCCCAGTTTGGCCGAAGGCTTTGATGAACTCTCTTTTGTCAGGATTGAAAACGGCGGGTTTGTGGTTGAACCGTGGAGAGATGGGTAGAGCTTGGGGCTGAAAATACCAGGGCTCAGGGCTTAGTATAAGTCCCCATAAATAGGGGATGAAATTCGACCACTCGCTAGCAGAAACATTGGTTTTCGCCCGGATGGGCGGTGGAAAATAGCCGGTGGCAAGTGTCGCTTTGGATACGCGGCCACCGGACAGAGCCGCCATCACGGGTTCGCGCCCGGATGGGCGCTGGAACAGGAGTCGTGAGCCAGCAGCCGAAACTTCGACGAAAACCGGGACCCAAACCAGCTTCCAGCGCCCATCCGGGCGCGAACCACTGCGGACCGAAGCTCCGGTGGTATGCCCAAAGCGGCAAACCACCGGCTATTGTCCGGCGCCCATCCGGGCGGAAGCCAATTGGGAATCACCGAAATTCCATCCCCCATTTATGAGGACTTGTACTTAGGGCTGAAGACTCGCAAGCTCGGGGCAATCGAAGGGATGAGGGATGAAATAAAACCAATTCTTCAGCCCTCAGCCCCAAGCCCTCAGCCCTGGTTTTCTCAGCCCTCTGTCTTCAGCCCAATTGGTTACTTGCGCAGGCGCATCCCAAGGCTGATCATAATGCCATGTCCTCGGTAAGCTCCGCTAAATGCCGGGTTTACTTGAGGTTCGACAATACGTTCACGGCCAATGAGACCAGCGATGCCAACATTGAACCATTGTCCAAAAAGCTTTTTGTAAATGGCGCCGCTGACATCAATGCCACCAGTATTGATCAATCCAGGATTGATAAACTGATCACGGAATCCATCCGAGGTAAACGCCAACCCAAAATTGAGGCGGGTGGTGTCATTGACGGTGTAGATTGAGCCAAAACGCACGGAATGCACATTCTTGGCATTGATCGTCTGTGACAGGAGCGGCTGCCCGCTTTGCTCGCTTTTCACCACGACGGTTTCCAATGCGTTTGGATAATCATAGAACCGATAGTCAGCCACGAAGGTGAAGTTCTTGGTGGCTTTGAACTGGACACCGCTTTCAACCACCTGAGGGAGTTTAAACTGGGTTGTGATGTTGGTTGTGAACGGGATCAATTGCAGTCCTCCAGTGGTGGGGCGAGGAATGGCGGTTGTCAAATCACCCGTCATGTCATATTCACGTCGGCTTTTGTAGTTGAACCCAAAATTGACTTTCTCTGTTGGGCGAAGATGCACGCCAATGCTAAATCCAGGAGCGCCGATATCGGTCACATCCACCCGGCTATCCTGCACAATTCCAGCCCGTAACAGATCGGCGTTTGGGGCTTTGAGGTCAACAAACCCACGCCCGAAAATAAAACTACCGCCGACGGAGACATATTTGTTGAGTCGAGCCGCCGCACCAAAAGCCACATCGGTTGAACCGACCTTGGAATCAAAAAACAGGGCGCGTGAACCCAGGCTGTCTGGGTCTACGACTTTGCTTTGGAAGGCAAATACTGAATACACCCCAACGCCAAATGCATATTTGTGATTTCCGCTGGTGTAGGTCACTTCACCCGCCAGCCCTGGCGGATAGATCGTCGCATTGCTCTTGACGCCCTGGAGCGGCCCGGCGTTTCGCTCTCGTTCATATCGAAAATAGGCGCCTTGTAATTCACCCAGGAACCGCCAGCCACCTTTGCCGGAATCGCCGAGTTTTCCATCGGCTTCTTCGGTGTCATTGACTGAAATTTCGGTCATGCCCGCAATGTTGTTGCGGATAAACAAGTTATCTGGATCGGTTCGGGCATTTCCGGTACCGCTGGTACCGGCTGGATTACTCACCGGGTAGTTAATACCTTGAGCCAGGATCTGCTCACCTGTACCCAGGAAGAGCAGTATTCCTAACCCCGCGAACAAGATCGAGAGTTTGATCTTGTTGTGCAACAGAAGAGGACAAAAAGTTGAATTCATTTTTTTTCTCCACGGAATGCAACACAAGGATTATGGCTAACTCCGTTCCTGGGAATAAAGGGGACAAACAGGCAGGAAGGATGTGTGGAAATCCCCTGACAGGAACAAGACACTGATATTAGAGCAATGCGCATTCCACAAAAAGTCTATTTTTTGAGATTGAGAAGAAAGGAGGGTGACACCCAGAAGTTTGTTGAAGATAACCCTGAGAATGGTCGCGGTTCAATCAACAAAGAGAGTACACTTTGAAGGTGAACGTGAGACAAATAAGGCAGTGGAAGTCAGAAAGATGAGGAATTTGAGCCAATGAAATTTGATGAGCTGGATACCAGGATGCGGGTTTTTGAAACAGCCCACGACCATTGCGTTTTGCCGGGACTGTTTATGGTCGCGCGATTGGATGGGCGGAATTTTACCCGTCTGACTCGCGAATTGTGTGATTTTGAAGCTCCGTTTGATGTGCGCTTTCGCGATATGATGACCGCCACGGTTGAGCATTTGATGCAGTGCGGCTTTCGCATTATTTATGGCTACACCCAAAGCGACGAGATTTCATTGCTCTTTCATCGCGAAACCGATGTGTTTCAGCGCAAGCTTCGCAAGTACAACTCCGTGCTGGCTGGGGAAGCCAGCGCCAAATTCTCGATTTTGCTCGGGCAAATCGGATGTTTCGATTGCCGGGTCTCTCAACTCCCAGGGCTTGAGCAGGTGTATGATTATTTTCTCTGGCGGAGCGAAGATGCCCATCGCAACGCGCTCAACGGACATTGCTACTGGCTGTTGCGCAAAGAAGGACAAACTCCGGAAGCTGCCGCCAAAACTTTGTTTGGGATGTCAGTACCCGAAAAGAACGAACTCCTCTTTGAGCGCGGTGTGAATTTCAATGATATTCCCGCCTGGCAAAAGCGCGGTGTCGGAGTTCATTGGGAGACTTACCAAAAACAAGGCTTGAATCCAATCACCGGTGAACCAGCCCAGGCCGAGCGCCAGCGACTCAAAGTCGAACTGGATCTGCCTTTGAAAGACAATTATATCAGGCTTTTGCAACGCTTAATTGCCGCCAGCGAAGGACCCAAAGAGCGGGTTTAATGTGACATCGCCAGGCAAAGCGAGATACGCGCCAGGATAAGAAACCTTGTGTCTTTTCCGTTGGTATTGAATGATACTGTCGTTGGGCCTGGGGCTCGTCCTGGCCGTGACCGTGGGCTTCGCACCACGGCTATTAAACAACGACCCTGCGGGCCTCAAATCCTTATTCTGGCGCTTATGAGGCAAAGCGAGATAGCGAAATAGCGAAATAGCGAGTCGTCAATCCAGGAGCGTGTGCATCAAGTTACCATCTTGTCACCTTGTCACCTTGTCACCTTGTCACCTTGTCACCTTGTCACTCTGTCATCACTCAGCTTCGGGTTGTGGTTGCAGTGTGGTGGTTTTCCCTGTCAGGTAATTCGCCAGCCTGGTGAAGGTGCGTTCAAAGAGTGGGCGATTTCGGTTGGTATTTCCAGTAATGGAAATCAGGCTGGTGCCATCCGGGCGTGATTCAACCAGAACCCAAACACGCTGGTGCGAGAAGAAAAACACCATCCACAGAAAGAGCGTCAGTAAGGCGGAGCCGATGTAGACGGTGTCTACGCCAGGGTCATACTGGACCTGAAGCACGTGGGCCCGAGAGACTTTTTCAAAATCCTTGAGCGCGGTCCGCACATTTCCCGCCAGTGTTCGATTCCCAACCGGTAAGTTCTCGACTTGTTTGGCCATTTCTTCGTTGAAAGCCAGCACCAGACTCGGTGCACCGCCCGATTCCGGGATCCATTCCAGTTCAGCCACCGGGTTGTTGTAATCGCCTGACTGGGTGCCGACCTGCCCGTTGCTGAACATAAAATCCGGGTAAAAATCAGACAGGCGCAACGTCCCGACACCAGGAACTTTGGTCGCCTCACGGCTGATTTTGACTTCTTGGGGCGTGCCGCCAGTGGTTGGAGTCAGCGACAAGGTAACTTCGCGAGCGCTGGCGATATTGTCAAAGCTGGCCTGGAAGAACCGATACCCACGAAAATCAATCGGCGTGTTGAGGTGGATATGGCCGGCATAATTTTGGCCTTTATACTGAAACAGGACTTTCGTGTGCCAGTCGAGTGTGTTGGGAGCACTCAGATCGTTTTTCTTGGGATTGAGCAGGTCCTGTTGAATGTCCGTGCAGACCAGCGTGAAGGGCATTTCGAATTCATCATCCGGAATGGCCGGATCCGGACTCTGGGTAATGAACCGATTGGTTGTATCGCCTGGCGCCAGCCGAATCACACCTTTGCGGCCAAGTTGTCCGCCAATAAAAGCGCCAATAAAGATCGTGAGCAGGGCCACGTGAATAGCATACGGCATCAGCCGATTCCAAACTCCTCGCTCAGCCAGGATCGTCGTGCTCTTAGTATGCGGATTTTCAGTGACATACAGCCGCATACTCGAAAGGTAACGGAGCGGTCCTTTCGCCCAACCAGGTAATAGAACATGCTCGAACGCATCTCTGATTTTATTGAGGTCAACCGATGCAGTCGGTACCACCACGGAGTCTTTCCAGGGTTGACGATTGATAAACGCCTGGTTGATTTTCAGAACCGGTTTTTTCACATACCGCCAGGCTGCCGGAAAATAATCAATCGAAGCCAAAATGATGTTCAAGCTCACCGTCAAGAGCAGCAGGTTAAACCACCAGGTGTGGTAAATGTCCAAAAACCCAAGAAAGGTATAGAGCGTTTTTTCAGCCGGCAACAGTTGTTGATAGTACTCGCGAAACCCACTTGTGCCTTTTTGAATGATAAAGGTCCCAATCGCCGTGGACAAAATCAGGATGGTGAGCAGGGTGACCCCAACTTTCACGGAACTGAGGAAATCAAGGAACACATCAATCGGGCTTTTCCCTGATGTTTTTTTGGTCTGGGCCTTTTTAGGCCCTTCCAGATCAAGCTGTGTTTCATTCGGATCGTCTACGGAAGGAAGCGTATCGGCTGGTGATGACATAAGACAAATGACCTGATGTAAAGTGATGAGAACGTGTCGAGATAGGACTTTCCACGCATTGGACGCACATTGAGGACCTGGGGAAATTTGATTATTGACGTCTGGAAGTCAGAAGATCAAGACAGATGTCCTATATGGTGGAATGACAGGGTGACAGGGTGACCAGGTGACAGGGTGACCAGATGACAGGGTGACCAGGTGAACAAGGTGACAGAACCTAAGCGCCAGGATAAGGATTTCAGGCCCGGAGGGTCGTCGTTTAATAGCCGTGGTGCGCAGCCCACGGTCTTATCGGATGACAGGGTGACCAGGTGACAGGATGACAGGGTGACCAGGTGACCAGGTGACAGGGTGATGACTTGCCACTCGTTTTGGTCTGACTATTCACTATTTCGCTACTTCACTACTTTACTACTTCGCTCATTCCTCTGGTCTTCCCACCGTTTGGCATATTTCAAAAACACATAGTAGGCCGCAAAATAGCTGACATATAGACCGGCCAATCCATCCAGAATTCCAAGCTTGAGGAAATAAGATTTGAAAAAGGTAAGGGCTGGAAGCAAGGCAATGTGTCTGATTGAGACGCGTTTTCCTTCTGCTTTGAGACGTTGGGCCGCCAGTGTGGTATAGCGGCCCAGTCGTTCGTGATGTTCTGTCAGCGACCGAATCGAATAATGCAACAGGTCCGCTTCCAGATACCCGGCTTTCTGATGTGGGTGGAACGATTCGTGAACAAAATCGCCGCGCCACTTGCCGCTCCCACGTTGATAGAGCCGGAGTTGATAGTCCGGATACCAGCCAGAATGGCGTAACCACCGATCCAGATAGCAGTTACGCCGTCGAACATAAAATGCCTGATGCGTCGGAGTTGCAGCCTTGATAACCTGATAGATCAGTTCTTTGAGTTCCGGGGTGACGCGCTCATCGGCATCCAGATTCAAAATCCAGGGGTGACTGGTCTGAGTTTCCGCAAAGTTTTTTTGCTCGGCATACCCTGGCCACGGATGAATGGTGACTCTGGCGCCAGCCGCACGGGCAATTTCAACCGTTTGGTCAGTACTTTCCGAATCAACCACCACAATTTCATCCGCCCAGGCCACGGATGCCAGTGCGTCCGGCAAATTTTGAGCTTCATTGTGGGTGATGATGGTGACTGACAGCATGAAGAAGAGTGAGTAGTGAGTAGTGAGTAGTGAGTAGTCAATCCAGAAGCAAGAGCGAGTAGTCAGATAACACACAAAAGCGAGTAGCCAGTAATCAGACAGAATGAGGCATGAAGCAAATCTCTTCTAGTTTGAAGTATTTAGGAGAATTACTCTTTTAAGCGTTGAGAATTCGAATGGGTAAGGTCGAATTCTACCAGTGATTGATTGACTACTCGCTACTTGCTACTCGCTATTGTGCGCGACTCGCTTTTCTTCCACTTAAAACTCAATCATCAGGTTGCCGTGGAGAATTTGGGACTGGTGTTTTTCAAATTCTTCGGGCGTTAATTTGTCAGCTCTTACCACGACCACCTGTTCAAGATTGGTCTCAGCCGGAAGCACGACATCGTCCCCAATAATTGAGCGGTGGATTTTGGAGCCTGGTCCAATCTGGACATGTTTCCAGATAACTGAATCAGTAATGTGGGCGGACGGGTCAATCCGGCAGCCCTCACCCGTGACAGCGGTTTGGTTGTGCGGACGTTGCAAGTGCAGGCTGAGATCGAGATAGCGGCGCAGGGTGCTGAATTCATACCAGTATTCGTGCGGATTGCGGGAAACATAGCCTATGACTGGCAATCCCTGGGCAATGGCTTTGGGGTAAACATCAGTGGTGGAGTGCGAAAAAACACCACGTGGAATCAACTCAAAGATGGCTGGATCCAGGATTTGAATTCCAGTAAACATCAGCGGTTCTTCAATTCCGTCATTTGGGGCTGGAAACCCGGCAAATCGGGTGACCCATCCACGCTGGTCAACTTCAACCATACTGAATCGCTCGCGGCTGGTATTTGGCCGGAGCACCAGCGTCGCCAGTGCTTTCTGGCTGAAATGAAGGTCAATGGCTGGTCGCAAGTCAATATTGGTAATCACCTTGCCGTTCATGACAACAAAGTGATCGTGTTCCAGTAGATGGCGGGCATGGTCAAGCGCCCCGGAAGTCCCCAGGATTTGATCGGCTTCATCGCTATATTGAATGCGACATCCTAACTGGCTGCCATCACCCAGCGCTTCGCTGACGGATTCGCCTTGATGGTGCAGGTTCACCACCAGGTCCTGAATCCCAGCCTGTCGAAGATAATCAACCGTGTAGGTAATGAGCGGGCGGTTTAAAACGGGAATGGCCGGTTTCGTGCGATCAATGGTGAGCGGCCAGAGGCGAGTTCCGAATCCAGCCGCTAAAATCATGGCATGCATAAGGTGTAAGGAGTTGAGGTTTGGAAGGAATGTAATGCCACTTTGGGTTGAGGGCTGAGGGCTGAAGACTCGCAAGCTCGGAGCAAAAGAAGGGATGAGGGATGAAATAAAACCAATTTCTTCAGCCCTGAGCCCCAAGCCCTGAGCCTGACGTCTTCAGCCGGAATAGACGTTACCCTCTGCGGAACAGCCGATTGAGAAACGAGCCTGAAATGTCCTTGAGCTTGTCGGCTGGTTTGGCTTCGGGGCCTGGTTGTTTCGGAGCTTCAGCCTTTGGTTCTTCATCAGCATTGCGGCCTAAAGCTTGAAGGGCAGCCGGGTGGTTGGGTTGAATTTTCAAGACGGCTTCAAATTGCGTTTTGGCACTCTTATCGAGGCCACCGTTTTTGTAGACTTTTCCAAGCAGCAACAACGCATCAACATTTCGTGGATCAATCCTGACGGCTTGCAGCAAATGCTCTTCAGCTTCTTTTCGAAGCTTTGGATTTTGTGAACAGACTTCGGCCAGATGCAGGCGATATGACACGTTCTCAGGGGCGTACTTGATGGCTTCGCGCAGATATTTGGTCGCCAGCAGATAGTCTTTTCGCTCCAGAGCCGCCCGGCCATAGTTGTAATTGCGCTGGGCAACTTCCAGTGGGCTCATCGGGGCCACTGGAGTTCCGGAACCTGAAGTAAACCCGACACCCCCACCTGTGGTTGAACCGAAATCAGGTTTGGGCATGTTTCCGGTCGGCGGACTGCTCGGGGCTGGGCTCAAATTGGGTTTGGGCATATTACTGGTGGGCGGGCCACCTTCTGGCCGGGATTGATTGCTCGTACTGTGCCCAACTCTCGATGCGTCGCTGCTGGCAGGTGGCGGTGCCGGCGACATCGGCTTTCCAAAACCGCTTGACCCATGACCCGAACTTGACGCTGCGGGAGGTGGTGACATCGGCTTTCCAAAACCGCTTGACCCATGACCGGAACTTGACGCTGCGGGAGGTGGTGACATCGGCTTTCCAAAACCGCTTGACCCATGACCGGAACTTGAAGTGGTTGGGGGCGGGCTACTCGGGGCGGATGATGCCGCTTTGTAAGGATTATGCGTTGCTGATGGTGTTGGCGGCGGTGGCGGAGCCGACGACATGCTAGAGGTGACGCTACTTGCCCCAACACCCAGAAAATCATCATAGCGACGGCGGAAATCAAGATCTTTCAGCTTTTCATAGGCTTCGCCGATCTTGGCAAAGACCTGCTCGGCATCCGTCAAAATATCTGGCGCCCCATACTGACGAAACCGATCTGGGTGATATTTCTTAGCCAGGGCATAATATGCCTTTTTGATATCAGCTTCACGGGCCGACGGATCAACCCCAAGCACCGTGTAGTAGGTCGTGGTCTTGAGCGAATTGATGTACTGGATTTTTTTCAGGTCGTCACGTGCATCCTTTTCCGCCATCACGGGTTCAGCCGATGAAGGTGTCGAGAGTGGGGGCTGTGAAGCGGTGTTTGGGCCAGAGACGGGGATCGTGGCAGCCGCACTTGATTTTGACGGTGGCGGTGGTGGTGTCGCTCTCGCCGGAGCCGCCTGCGAATGGATTGACGCCGGGCGGCTGCCATCCATCATTGGGCGTGGATAATCACTGTCCAAAATGCCGGCGCAGATCAAACCATAAATCACTCGCAACACCATGGCTTCGGGCAAGCCGCACATGGTGACCAGTTCGTCCAGCGAATGGGAATCTGTGATGCGCGAGAGTAAAAACCCTTCGGTGCCGTCCAGTGTGGCCTGCATGAGTTGGAGTGGCGCCTCCATCGACATTTGAACTTTCTGAGCGACTGGGCCCACGGCACCACGAATCAAATTTTCATCCGTGATGGTTCGCACTCCCATCAAGATGATATTTGGCGTCAACAAATCGAGTTTGACATCGTGTGCCGCACGGGTATTTTCTTCAAAGGTGAACTCACCCTGGCTCCAGCCAAAATTGGCCAGGATGATTTCGGTAATCTGGCGTTTGGTATAAAAATCGGCTTCCTCTGGGCTCAGAAACCCAAGTTCAATCAGGACTTTCCCCATGCGCTGTTTGCTGTTGGGATGGAGCAGTGCCTGATCATACTGTTCGCGGGAAATGCGGTTTTCACGCAACAGGAAATCTCCCAGTCGTTCCTGTGGCAAATTGGAAAGGGCAAACACCAGTTTGCCTTCTTCGACAAAAATGGCGCGCAACGTTTTATCTTGAACAAGCCGAAGCAATCCTGTACGGCGTTTGAGATGGAGTTCGCGAATGACGTCGGGGAATGAAATTCGGCTGAAATTACCATTCATACAACTAATTCCAAATGGACTGAAAGGGGAGCATTGTGACGTGTCGTTCTCAAACTCTAACGACCGCCTGTTTGACTGTCAATGAAACCTTCTATATCCGTTCCGCTTGACGAGAAACCCTGGTTGCCGAACCAGTGGACTGGTTGTCAGAACCTGTCATCCGCAGTACACTGCTGTTCGCGCATTTGCTGGAAATTCTGTGTAACCTCTTCAAAAAGATATACTTACTTGCCTGGATCCGAGCTTTCATGACACCACTGCTCAAGTTTTTTGTATTGACCCTTGGCCGCCGATTGCTCATTGCTGTCCCTGTAATGTGGGCGGTGGTGACATTGGTGTTTCTGTTAATCCACCTGGTACCTGGCGATCCGGTTTTGATGTATTTGGGAGACAATGCGCGTCCTGAAGAAGTTCAGCGAATGCGCCACCAGCATGGTCTGGATTTATCTTTGGGACAACAGTATTTACGCCTCTGGTTTGGTGCGCGCTCAACCTCACCTGGCCCAGGTGGTGCTGTTGACCAGAGTCGAGGGTTGCTCCGGGGTGATTTTGGCCAGACGTTTTCTGGAAAAAGCGTCACCACCCAAATTGTGCAACGCTACCCGTCCACTTTGCAGTTGGCCCTGGCGGCGATGGTTGTGGCGGTATTGATTGCGATTCCATTGGGAGTGACCTCGGCTGTTCGACGCGGCACCTGGACAGATAGTCTGATTTCCGCCGGGTCGTTACTGGGAATTGCACTTCCCAATTTTGTGCTCGGCCCACTGGCAATTCTGATTTTTTCGGTCGAACTTGGCTGGCTACCAGTATCCGGAACCGGAAGTCTGGACCATCTGGTATTACCGTCGGTTACGCTTGGAGCCGCACTGGCCGCAATCCTGACCCGCCTGGTCCGTTCCAGTGTGCTCGAAGAACTCAACGAGGATTATGTTCGAACCGCACGCGCCAAAGGGTTGCCGGAACGGGTTGTTCTCTATAAGCACATCCTGAAAAACGGCATGATTCCAGTGATTACCATTATCGGGTTGCAATTTGGGGTGTTGCTCACCGGGGCCATCATTACCGAAACCATTTTTGCCTGGCCCGGATTGGGAGATTTGACCGTCAAATCAATCAATGAGCGTGAATATCAACAGGTCCAGGGAAACTTGTTAATCATTGCTTTGACCTACGTCGTGGTCAACACCCTGACCGATGTCCTGTATCGGCTGTTTGATCCACGAATTAAGGTTTCTTGAGAAGTTGATAAGTCAGTAGTCAGTAGTTGATAAGTCAGTAGTCAGTAGTTGATAAGTCATTAGTCAGTAGACCAAACCCAGATATTTCAGTTTGCAAAGACCTTGAAAAGAAATGATTTAATAAGAACCAAAAAGACTTGACACAAATTCCAAAATCCCAACACTCGACTACTGACTACTGACTACTGACTACTGACTACTGACTACTGACTACTGACTACTGACTACTGACGGAACCTAAAACCGGAACGGATTGCGAATGAGCAACACCGGCACGGTTTGGCCAGTTGCAACCACTGACGTGCCCTCTTCCAGAAAAATCAAACCTTCAGCCCCCAGCATTGAACTGAGAACTCCTGATCCCTGGGAAGCCATGGCTTTTGCCACGAACTGGCCGTTTTGGTAGCTGACATTGGCTCTCAGAAAAGTTGGGCGGTCACCCTTGGTTCGGATATCACTTTCGGTAACGGCTGTAATTTGAGGGAGATGCCAGTTTGATGCCGGGTATCCCTTCAATTTACGGAGCGCCGGACGCGCAAACAGCAAGAAAGTCAGCATGCTCGAAACCGGATTGC
Protein-coding regions in this window:
- a CDS encoding outer membrane protein transport protein encodes the protein MNSTFCPLLLHNKIKLSILFAGLGILLFLGTGEQILAQGINYPVSNPAGTSGTGNARTDPDNLFIRNNIAGMTEISVNDTEEADGKLGDSGKGGWRFLGELQGAYFRYERERNAGPLQGVKSNATIYPPGLAGEVTYTSGNHKYAFGVGVYSVFAFQSKVVDPDSLGSRALFFDSKVGSTDVAFGAAARLNKYVSVGGSFIFGRGFVDLKAPNADLLRAGIVQDSRVDVTDIGAPGFSIGVHLRPTEKVNFGFNYKSRREYDMTGDLTTAIPRPTTGGLQLIPFTTNITTQFKLPQVVESGVQFKATKNFTFVADYRFYDYPNALETVVVKSEQSGQPLLSQTINAKNVHSVRFGSIYTVNDTTRLNFGLAFTSDGFRDQFINPGLINTGGIDVSGAIYKKLFGQWFNVGIAGLIGRERIVEPQVNPAFSGAYRGHGIMISLGMRLRK
- a CDS encoding glycosyltransferase family 2 protein translates to MLSVTIITHNEAQNLPDALASVAWADEIVVVDSESTDQTVEIARAAGARVTIHPWPGYAEQKNFAETQTSHPWILNLDADERVTPELKELIYQVIKAATPTHQAFYVRRRNCYLDRWLRHSGWYPDYQLRLYQRGSGKWRGDFVHESFHPHQKAGYLEADLLHYSIRSLTEHHERLGRYTTLAAQRLKAEGKRVSIRHIALLPALTFFKSYFLKLGILDGLAGLYVSYFAAYYVFLKYAKRWEDQRNERSSKVVK
- a CDS encoding guanylyltransferase, yielding MKFDELDTRMRVFETAHDHCVLPGLFMVARLDGRNFTRLTRELCDFEAPFDVRFRDMMTATVEHLMQCGFRIIYGYTQSDEISLLFHRETDVFQRKLRKYNSVLAGEASAKFSILLGQIGCFDCRVSQLPGLEQVYDYFLWRSEDAHRNALNGHCYWLLRKEGQTPEAAAKTLFGMSVPEKNELLFERGVNFNDIPAWQKRGVGVHWETYQKQGLNPITGEPAQAERQRLKVELDLPLKDNYIRLLQRLIAASEGPKERV
- a CDS encoding cytochrome c biogenesis protein ResB gives rise to the protein MSSPADTLPSVDDPNETQLDLEGPKKAQTKKTSGKSPIDVFLDFLSSVKVGVTLLTILILSTAIGTFIIQKGTSGFREYYQQLLPAEKTLYTFLGFLDIYHTWWFNLLLLTVSLNIILASIDYFPAAWRYVKKPVLKINQAFINRQPWKDSVVVPTASVDLNKIRDAFEHVLLPGWAKGPLRYLSSMRLYVTENPHTKSTTILAERGVWNRLMPYAIHVALLTIFIGAFIGGQLGRKGVIRLAPGDTTNRFITQSPDPAIPDDEFEMPFTLVCTDIQQDLLNPKKNDLSAPNTLDWHTKVLFQYKGQNYAGHIHLNTPIDFRGYRFFQASFDNIASAREVTLSLTPTTGGTPQEVKISREATKVPGVGTLRLSDFYPDFMFSNGQVGTQSGDYNNPVAELEWIPESGGAPSLVLAFNEEMAKQVENLPVGNRTLAGNVRTALKDFEKVSRAHVLQVQYDPGVDTVYIGSALLTLFLWMVFFFSHQRVWVLVESRPDGTSLISITGNTNRNRPLFERTFTRLANYLTGKTTTLQPQPEAE
- a CDS encoding DnaJ domain-containing protein; the protein is MNGNFSRISFPDVIRELHLKRRTGLLRLVQDKTLRAIFVEEGKLVFALSNLPQERLGDFLLRENRISREQYDQALLHPNSKQRMGKVLIELGFLSPEEADFYTKRQITEIILANFGWSQGEFTFEENTRAAHDVKLDLLTPNIILMGVRTITDENLIRGAVGPVAQKVQMSMEAPLQLMQATLDGTEGFLLSRITDSHSLDELVTMCGLPEAMVLRVIYGLICAGILDSDYPRPMMDGSRPASIHSQAAPARATPPPPPSKSSAAATIPVSGPNTASQPPLSTPSSAEPVMAEKDARDDLKKIQYINSLKTTTYYTVLGVDPSAREADIKKAYYALAKKYHPDRFRQYGAPDILTDAEQVFAKIGEAYEKLKDLDFRRRYDDFLGVGASSVTSSMSSAPPPPPTPSATHNPYKAASSAPSSPPPTTSSSGHGSSGFGKPMSPPPAASSSGHGSSGFGKPMSPPPAASSSGHGSSGFGKPMSPAPPPASSDASRVGHSTSNQSRPEGGPPTSNMPKPNLSPAPSSPPTGNMPKPDFGSTTGGGVGFTSGSGTPVAPMSPLEVAQRNYNYGRAALERKDYLLATKYLREAIKYAPENVSYRLHLAEVCSQNPKLRKEAEEHLLQAVRIDPRNVDALLLLGKVYKNGGLDKSAKTQFEAVLKIQPNHPAALQALGRNADEEPKAEAPKQPGPEAKPADKLKDISGSFLNRLFRRG
- a CDS encoding NDP-sugar synthase: MHAMILAAGFGTRLWPLTIDRTKPAIPVLNRPLITYTVDYLRQAGIQDLVVNLHHQGESVSEALGDGSQLGCRIQYSDEADQILGTSGALDHARHLLEHDHFVVMNGKVITNIDLRPAIDLHFSQKALATLVLRPNTSRERFSMVEVDQRGWVTRFAGFPAPNDGIEEPLMFTGIQILDPAIFELIPRGVFSHSTTDVYPKAIAQGLPVIGYVSRNPHEYWYEFSTLRRYLDLSLHLQRPHNQTAVTGEGCRIDPSAHITDSVIWKHVQIGPGSKIHRSIIGDDVVLPAETNLEQVVVVRADKLTPEEFEKHQSQILHGNLMIEF
- a CDS encoding AAA family ATPase, whose amino-acid sequence is MQAVILIGIQATGKSTFYREKFFNTHIRINLDMLKTRHRETILLHACLEAKQPFVIDNTNPTRAERARYITSAKEFGFSVVGYFFESRLRDALARNLTRTGTAHIPEKGIGGTARRLELPSLAEGFDELSFVRIENGGFVVEPWRDG